One genomic window of Desulfovibrio sp. Huiquan2017 includes the following:
- a CDS encoding YgiQ family radical SAM protein, which translates to MARKRHAQPLAQPYVLPMSRKEMDDLGWEELDILLVTGDAYVDHPSFGAPLLGRWLVRQGFRTGICAQPAWDRPDDILRLGRPRLFAGVSAGSLDSMVAHYTAFRKKRSDDAYTPGGKAGARPNRACIAYTNVVQRAFPGLPVILGGIEASLRRVSHYDFWSDSVRKSVLLDSKATAITYGMAEDSIATLARTIEAILEDVGEVDLRALRPQLAGLPGLAVAGTRDDVPENTEVIELPSHEAILEDPKALIEATRLLEKQVHQNKAMAVQATGKRMVLISPPGLLLDTAGLDEVAGLPFTRLPHPAYRERIPAADMILTSVTTHRGCSGGCSFCTLALHQGRTIRSRSKASLLKEVKAITEVKGWTGSISDVGGPSANMWGAHCDADQSTCERASCLTPRICKHYKVTQRDFVSLLRSVADVNSVDHVRVASGWRIDLAVTDMRSLACMIREFVGGQAKVAPEHQVNHVLKLMRKPGFETFETFLDLFDRESKKAGKKQYVVPYLMSAFPGCTEEDMHTLHDWLDARGWKPEQVQCFIPLPGTAAAAMFHAGCDMQGNPIHVAKTDAERLRQHAILMPDTGRPPGQASHRGRGRKRPRK; encoded by the coding sequence ATGGCACGCAAACGACACGCACAGCCCCTTGCCCAGCCCTATGTCCTGCCCATGTCCCGCAAGGAGATGGACGACCTGGGATGGGAGGAGCTCGACATTCTCCTGGTCACGGGTGACGCCTATGTGGACCACCCTTCCTTTGGTGCGCCCCTGCTCGGGCGCTGGCTCGTCCGCCAGGGCTTCCGCACGGGCATCTGCGCCCAGCCCGCCTGGGATCGCCCCGACGACATTCTTCGCCTGGGCCGACCGAGACTGTTCGCGGGGGTCTCAGCCGGGTCGCTGGACTCCATGGTGGCCCACTACACGGCCTTCCGCAAAAAACGGTCCGACGACGCCTACACCCCCGGCGGCAAGGCGGGGGCGCGGCCCAACCGGGCGTGCATCGCCTACACCAACGTGGTGCAGCGGGCCTTTCCGGGCCTGCCCGTAATCCTGGGCGGCATCGAGGCGTCGTTGCGGCGTGTGTCACACTATGATTTCTGGTCCGACTCGGTGCGCAAATCCGTGCTCCTGGACTCCAAGGCCACGGCCATAACCTACGGTATGGCCGAGGACTCCATCGCCACCCTGGCCCGGACCATCGAGGCCATTCTCGAAGACGTCGGCGAAGTGGATCTGCGCGCCTTGCGTCCCCAGCTGGCGGGGTTGCCCGGCCTGGCTGTGGCCGGGACCCGGGACGACGTCCCCGAGAACACCGAAGTCATCGAGCTGCCCTCCCACGAGGCCATCCTGGAAGACCCCAAGGCGCTCATAGAGGCCACCCGGCTACTCGAAAAACAAGTCCATCAGAACAAAGCCATGGCCGTGCAGGCCACCGGCAAACGGATGGTCCTGATTTCCCCGCCCGGGCTCCTGCTCGACACGGCGGGCCTGGACGAAGTGGCAGGCCTGCCCTTCACCCGGCTGCCCCACCCGGCCTACCGGGAACGCATCCCGGCGGCGGACATGATCCTGACCAGCGTGACCACCCACCGGGGCTGCTCGGGCGGCTGCTCGTTCTGCACCCTTGCCCTGCACCAGGGGCGGACCATCCGCTCGCGAAGCAAGGCCTCCCTGCTCAAGGAGGTGAAGGCCATCACCGAGGTGAAGGGATGGACCGGGTCCATTTCAGACGTGGGCGGCCCCAGCGCCAACATGTGGGGCGCGCACTGCGATGCCGACCAGTCCACCTGCGAACGGGCCAGCTGCCTGACCCCGCGCATCTGCAAGCATTACAAGGTGACCCAGCGCGATTTCGTCTCCCTCCTGCGCTCCGTGGCCGACGTCAACTCCGTGGACCACGTGCGCGTGGCCTCGGGCTGGCGCATCGACCTGGCCGTGACCGACATGCGCTCCCTGGCCTGCATGATCCGCGAATTCGTGGGCGGTCAAGCCAAAGTCGCCCCCGAGCACCAGGTGAACCACGTGCTCAAGCTCATGCGCAAGCCCGGGTTCGAGACCTTCGAGACCTTCCTCGACCTGTTCGACAGGGAGTCGAAAAAAGCGGGCAAGAAACAATACGTCGTCCCCTACCTCATGTCCGCCTTCCCCGGCTGCACCGAGGAGGACATGCACACCCTGCACGACTGGCTCGATGCGCGCGGCTGGAAGCCCGAGCAGGTCCAGTGTTTCATCCCCCTGCCCGGCACGGCCGCCGCGGCCATGTTCCATGCCGGGTGCGACATGCAGGGGAACCCCATTCACGTAGCCAAAACCGACGCGGAGCGGCTGCGCCAACACGCCATCCTCATGCCGGACACCGGC